From the genome of Bosea sp. Tri-49, one region includes:
- a CDS encoding VOC family protein — MPIKIVVTSLLVDDQDKALRFYRDILGFELKHDIPMGQHRWLTLTSPGDPDGVELLLEPDEHPAAQPWKTALVTDGIPATSFGIEDVHAEHARLSALGVAFTQPPVHLGPVTTAVFDDTCGNLIQIAQRH, encoded by the coding sequence ATGCCGATCAAGATCGTCGTGACGAGCCTGCTGGTCGATGACCAGGACAAGGCACTGCGCTTCTACCGCGACATTCTCGGCTTCGAGCTGAAGCACGACATCCCGATGGGCCAGCATCGCTGGCTGACCCTGACCTCACCTGGCGATCCCGATGGCGTCGAGCTCCTGCTCGAGCCGGACGAGCATCCGGCGGCCCAGCCTTGGAAAACCGCACTGGTCACCGACGGCATCCCGGCGACCTCGTTCGGGATCGAGGACGTCCATGCCGAGCATGCGAGACTTTCGGCGCTCGGCGTCGCCTTCACCCAGCCGCCGGTCCATCTCGGCCCGGTCACTACCGCAGTCTTCGATGACACCTGCGGCAACCTGATCCAGATCGCCCAGCGGCATTGA
- a CDS encoding ArsR/SmtB family transcription factor, translated as MDLDRLFRALADPTRRRMLGELRERDGQTLFELHVRLVSWHGAGLSRQALSKHLQLLEEAGLVRTEWRWRSKHHFLERSPLRQMWDVWMRPLAEPPEREKTNADQDRRDEPAGR; from the coding sequence ATGGACCTCGACCGCCTCTTCCGGGCGCTGGCCGATCCGACGCGCCGCCGAATGCTGGGCGAGCTCAGGGAGCGGGACGGCCAGACGCTGTTCGAATTGCATGTCCGCCTGGTCAGCTGGCATGGGGCAGGCCTCTCCCGGCAAGCCCTGTCGAAGCATCTGCAGCTGCTGGAGGAGGCCGGCCTGGTCCGCACCGAATGGCGCTGGCGCAGCAAGCACCATTTCCTCGAACGCTCGCCGCTGCGGCAGATGTGGGATGTGTGGATGCGGCCTCTGGCCGAGCCGCCGGAGAGGGAGAAGACGAATGCCGATCAAGATCGTCGTGACGAGCCTGCTGGTCGATGA